Proteins from a genomic interval of Trichoderma breve strain T069 chromosome 2, whole genome shotgun sequence:
- a CDS encoding SET domain-containing protein, with protein sequence MRQVIIAFALALGGLAVSIEVEGTSINTCQPHDSVSFFEVLSGSGYEGETFVSLELRGYEPSGEWKGSKYCHSGFCIYWTRRHDIALVTKESRGHSIMDQVSQLSESPLFSLMDKQQEDDMFYESEIPGKGIGLIAKRLIRKGETVMKRRPSLLVQVETQARMDVHVRDILYDQAMDGMRDPDRSRVMGMMGSDLGDKIDKNCFRLRINADENSDSGDHYIGCYPDIARLNHDCRPSLVYAINNFTHSISAVRDIDAGEELSISYIRLLSPRAQRLAQLKHWGFSCSCAHCTMSSKDAATSDAHLRAIVGLERDLDNFKETLVMPETGAKLVELYRRERLHLYLSRAYAQAAINYATFGREDEAKKYARLALERLGIEPVSNAEDVVLMTLLSENPRLHGAWEARLNAIK encoded by the exons ATGCGTCAGGTCATCATTGCATTTGCGCTGGCTCTTGGTGGACTCGCTGTATCAATTGAGGTTGAAGGGACATCAATTAATACCTGCCAACCCCATGATTCAGTTTCCTTTTTCGAAGTACTATCCGGAAGTGGATATGAAGGGGAGACATTCGTCAGTCTAGAACTCAGAGGGTATGAACCAAGCGGCGAGTGGAAAGGCTCCAAGTATTGTCACTCTGGATTCTGCATATACTGGACACGCCGCCATGATATTGCGTTGGTCACAAAAGAATCTAGAGGCCACAGTATTATGGATCAAGTGTCGCAATTGTCAGAATCGCCTTTATTCTCACTGATGgacaagcagcaagaagacGACATGTTCTATGAGAGTGAGATACCTGGGAAGGGTATCGGGCTCATTGCCAAGAGGCTGATACGAAAAGGTGAAACTGTCATGAAGCGCCGGCCGTCATTGCTAGTACAAGTAGAAACACAAGCTAGGATGGACGTACACGTACGAGATATACTTTATGACCAAGCAATGGACGGAATGAGAGACCCAGACCGCAGTCGTGTCATGGGTATGATGGGCAGCGACCTAGGAGACAAGATTGACAAGAACTGTTTTCGTTTACGGATAAATGCCGATGAAAATAGCGATAGTGGTGATCATTACATTGGCTGTTATCCCGATATCGCCAGGTTAAACCACGATTGCAGACCGAG CCTCGTATACGCGATCAATAATTTTACGCACAGTATCTCCGCAGTACGAGATATTGACGCTGGCGAAGAGCTGAGCATTAGCTACATCCGTCTGCTCTCTCCTCGAGCTCAGCGTTTAGCGCAGCTGAAACATTGGGGCTTTAGCTGTTCTTGTGCGCATTGTACTATGAGTAGTAAAGATGCCGCCACGTCTGATGCTCACCTACGTGCTATAGTAGGTCTTGAACGGGACCTTGATAACTTCAAGGAAACGTTGGTTATGCCCGAGACAGGTGCTAAGCTGGTCGAGCTGTATCGGCGAGAGAGACTGCATTTGTATTTGAGTAGGGCTTATGCACAGGCAGCTATAAATTACGCTACATTTGGCAGGGAAGATGAGGCAAAAAAGTATGCTAGATTGGCCTTGGAGCGCCTAGGGATCGAGCCTGTAAGCAACGCTGAAGATGTTGTTTTGATGACGCTGCTGTCAGAGAATCCGCGGTTGCACGGAGCATGGGAAGCTCGTCTGAATGCGATTAAATGA
- a CDS encoding methyltransferase domain-containing protein — protein MSSFEPNSGRLSSSAEELLSYLFYQTHLENHLAGIEYRQRMLEHWKIPSGSSVLEIGCGQGEFTVCLADAVGPAGRVVAVDPAPAGWGTPCVIESQKHLAASPIGGCITFINDTAPNYVASLRQDTPRFDYVLLGHCVWFFEKPHMLQELMETLQPWARSVLIAEFSFSTSIPAAFPHVLAAQYNSTVEALLGDRAEWNIRSPLTPSQMTQAGERAGFRLDSHKTMTPGEKNREGSREVRMLLKAKEFEDERQLVEQRHGPRIALMLNGLKDAVAESVERLGGGGIEAVRNMDVWLAKFDVISKAV, from the exons ATGTCATCATTTGAGCCAAATAGCGGTCGCCTTAGTAGCTCTGCAGAGGAGCTGCTGTCCTACCTGTTCTACCAGACCCATCTTGAAAATCACTTAGCTGGTATTGAGTATAGACAGCGGATGTTGGAACACTGGAAGATACCTTCTGGCTCTAGTGTTCTTGAAATCGGATGTGGCCAGGGAGAATTCACTGTCTGCCTCGCTGACGCGGTTGGACCAGCTGGTAGAGTCGTTGCTGTTGACCCAGCGCCTGCTGGTTGGG GAACGCCCTGTGTAATCGAATCTCAGAAACACCTCGCAGCTTCCCCCATTGGCGGTTGTATCACATTCATCAACGATACTGCCCCAAACTATGTGGCATCCCTCAGACAGGACACGCCACGGTTCGACTATGTTCTCTTGGGTCATTGTGTGTGGTTCTTTGAGAAGCCACATATGCTTCAAGAGCTAATGGAGACACTACAACCATGGGCACGATCCGTTCTCATTGCTGAATTCAGCTTCTCAACCTCTATACCCGCGGCCTTTCCTCATGTGCTAGCGGCGCAATACAACAGCACTGTAGAAGCGTTGTTGGGCGATCGTGCAGAATGGAACATACGTTCGCCATTAACACCAAGTCAAATGACACAAGCAGGTGAGAGGGCTGGATTCAGACTGGACTCGCACAAGACCATGACGCCTGGTGAAAAGAACCGTGAAGGCTCACGGGAGGTCCGAATGTTGCTCAAGGCTAAAGAATTCGAGGATGAACGGCAACTTGTAGAGCAGCGTCATGGTCCACGCATCGCACTGATGTTGAATGGTCTAAaggatgctgttgctgagagCGTCGAACGGTTGGGCGGTGGTGGCATTGAAGCAGTTAGAAATATGGATGTCTGGCTTGCAAAATTTGATGTAATAAGTAAAGCCGTGTGA
- a CDS encoding major facilitator superfamily domain-containing protein: MENREASESTRLLRPQDGHDSAPQPSLSIVPSARRTILVVAAIQIVLNIGSYVSFAAQLAILQDIVCKSHYEEGQSLSMDDDRCKVDAVQSEVAFINGWKDVFEMLPAIILAVPYGALADRIGRKSVFLLAIVGIGMNDLWMRMVFWFSNFFPIRAVWFGGLWQIIGAGAASLSSISHVMVADVCPSDQRTTAFSQLQSAIMIAQFIFIPVGGTLVSINPWIPMVISSVVTALGFLGALIFLPETMPSAERDSSSTSVTDNHHGDQTSPTGTKHGFQIRWTNLVAGSAAMMKWIKQNSRLVVVLVCFFPWSIGQQASGTLLLQYASKRLNWSLGKASYLVSLGAGINLIVHAVGIPALSTVLLWRLKLHEIAKDKGIAQISGIFLVLGTSIIFAAGSWTILVLGHVVTLYNNLGAAIWWYAHWWAIIRRGVWLGAPSRWAVDWDAIFDILWLLCFSITGSFNSAGGG, from the exons ATGGAAAATAGAGAGGCAAGCGAGTCTACACGCTTGCTGCGTCCCCAAGATGGCCATGATTCAGCACCGCAACCCTCGCTTTCGATCGTCCCGAGTGCACGCCGCACAATCCTCGTCGTGGCTGCAATACAAATCGTTCTGAATATTGGAAGCTATGTTAGTTTCGCAGCCCAACTGGCCATATTGCAGGATATTGTCTGTAAAAGTCACTACGAAGAAGGACAATCTCTATCCATGGACGACGATCGATGCAAAGTAGATGCTGTGCAGAGCGAAGTCGCGTTCATTAACGGTTGGAAAGATGTGTTTGAGATGCTTCCAG CCATTATCCTGGCAGTTCCATATGGAGCTTTGGCAGATCGCATCGGGCGCAAAAGTGTCTTTCTTCTCGCCATTGTAGGCATAGGTATGAATGACCTGTGGATGCGAATGGTCT TTTGGTTCTCCAACTTTTTCCCCATTCGAGCGGTTTGGTTCGGCGGCTTGTGGCAAATCATAGGAGCTGGCGCTGCATCTCTGTCATCTATCTCGCATGTCATGGTTGCCGATGTTTGCCCAAGCGATCAAAG AACGACAGCCTTCTCGCAACTCCAATCGGCCATTATGATTGCTCAATTTATCTTTATCCCCGTGGGAGGCACATTGGTATCCATCAACCCTTGGATTCCCATGGTGATCTCCTCCGTGGTGACTGCTCTGGGCTTCCTTGGAGCATTGATCTTTCTCCCAGAGACAATGCCGTCGGCAGAACGAGACTCGAGCAGTACTAGTGTTACTGACAACCACCACGGCGATCAAACATCACCCACCGGCACCAAACATGGCTTTCAAATTCGGTGGACGAATTTGGTAGCAGGCTCCGCCGCGATGATGAAATGGATCAAGCAAAACTCGCGACTTGTTGTCGTGCTTGTATGCTTCTTCCCATGGAGCATCGGGCAGCAGGCAAGCGGGACTCTCCTTTTGCAATACGCATCAAAGCGCTTAAATTGGTCTTTGGGCAAG GCTTCGTATCTCGTGTCCCTTGGCGCGGGGATTAACTTGATTGTGCATGCCGTCGGCATTCCTGCTCTATCTACTGTCTTGTTATGGCGTCTCAAGCTGCACGAAATCGCCAAAGACAAGGGCATTGCCCAGATCAGCGGCATTTTCCTAGTTCTTGGGACAAGTATCATCTTCGCTGCCGGATCTTGGACTattcttgtccttggccaTGTAGT CACTTTATACAACAATCTCGGTGCTGCTATATGGTGGTATGCTCACTGGTGGGCCATTATTCGCAGGGGCGTTTGGCTGGGGGCTCCGTCTAGGTGGGCTGTGGATTGGGATGCCATATTTGATATCCTGTGGCTGCTTTGCTTTAGCATTACTGGCAGTTTCAACAGCGCCGGCGGCGGGTAA
- a CDS encoding OPT oligopeptide transporter protein domain-containing protein, which translates to MLDVAGRTNTRARRINDTGHTNNPDGLFLKEALISHTRTMKHRGDWPDHHLLADDMSASGELSSDKEDDCEAEDSPYPEVRAVARNFDEEHLPYNTIRAWVIGLSLCIIGAALNTLFSLRSPRIGLGSLIVLFLGWVLGRTWETCMPDKRIQLWPSGPKLDLNPGPFNVKEHSVIMIMASVALSVANATDVILAQLVFYKQDFGVLYQLLLIVSTQCLGYGIAGMLRKLLVYPASMIWPSNLAVVSLLTTMHESNQSALDPAVFSGNMPKLRWFFIVAMSMFVYYFIPGFLMQCLSIPAFLTWAAPSNAVVNQLFGGTTGISLIPITLDWAQIAGYVGSPLIPPWPAIANTLLGVVIFYLGLSTVLHYTGVWYAAYLPISDSQPYDNTGARYNVTRILSPMFTLDQQAYESYSPVFISTTFAINYGLSFATVVSLVCYTWLNHRHRIWSLYTKGAHEKPDIHMKLMFKYREVPHWWYLSIFAIMFSLALTTVLIYPISLPLWAFFLAIAISTIFAIPIGIIQAVTNTQIGLNVLTEFVFGYIQPGKPMALMIFKNFGYVTMSQALDFVADLKFGHYMKLPPRVTFVCQLSATLVSCLVQVLVLNMTIHNVDGICDPQQPSHFTCPGGRVFFSSSVLWGLIGPARLFSLGQIYSGLLLFFVLGSIPPATPLNYLSWGIVGFVFQYLIKTYHFRWWSRLNYLTSSGLDLGLAMSTTVIFALSLAGVHAPQWWGNTVSQTTMDARHTAVQVVLPLGERFGPDKW; encoded by the exons ATGTTGGATGTTGCCGGCCGCACCAACACTAGAGCAAGAAGGATCAATGACACCGGACACACTAATAATCCAGACGGTCTGTTTCTCAAAGAGGCTCTGATAAGCCACACGAGGACTATGAAGCACCGCGGCG ATTGGCCAGACCATCATCTTCTAGCCGATGATATGTCAGCTTCTGGTGAATTATCCTCCGACAAGGAAGATGACTGTGAGGCCGAGGACTCGCCGTATCCTGAAGTGCGAGCCGTTGCACGAAATTTCGATGAGGAGCATTTGCCATACAACACTATAAGGGCTTGGGTAATCGGCTTGAGCCTTTGTATTATTGGAGCCGCTCTCAAtactctcttctctttgcgGTCCCCCAGAATTGGCCTTGGATCACTCATAGTGCTGTTCCTCGGTTGGGTTTTGGGTCGGACTTGGGAGACGTGTATGCCTGATAAACGCATACAGCTCTGGCCTTCAGGTCCTAAATTGGATCTTAATCCTGGGCCATTCAACGTCAAAGAGCATTCAGTCATCATGATCATGGCTAGTGTTGCTCTCTCAGTGGCGAACGCGACGGATGTGATCTTAGCACAGCTGGTATTCTATAAACAAGATTTCGGCGTTTTGtaccagcttctcctcatcgtctCGACACAATGTTTAGGGTATGGCATTGCTGGCATGCTGAGAAAGCTTCTGG TATACCCTGCATCAATGATCTGGCCAAGCAATCTTGCTGTTGTCTCATTGCTCACTACCATGCACGAGTCAAATCAGTCCGCCTTAGATCCCGCCGTCTTCAGTGGAAACATGCCCAAGCTTCGATGGTTTTTCATAGTTGCGATGTCCATGTTTGTGTACTATTTCATTCCAGGCTTTCTGATGCAGTGCCTGAGTATCCCTGCCTTTCTTACTTGGGCTGCCCCTAGTAACGCCGTCGTCAATCAACTATTCGGAGGCACTACTGGGATTTCTCTTATCCCAATTACCCTTGACTGGGCTCAGATTGCGGGCTACGTCGGATCGCCGCTGATACCACCTTG GCCGGCTATCGCTAATACACTTTTGGGAGTTGTGATATTCTATTTGGGTTTATCTACGGTTCTGCACTACACAGGGGTATGGTATGCCGCCTACTTGCCCATAAGCGATTCGCAGCCCTACGACAACACAGGTGCCAGGTACAACGTAACGCGCATTTTATCCCCGATGTTCACGCTTGATCAACAGGCGTACGAATCCTACTCACCCGTTTTTATTAG TACTACTTTTGCCATCAACTACGGCCTGTCCTTTGCAACCGTTGTCTCGTTGGTCTGCTACACCTGGCTCAACCACAGGCACAGAATATGGTCCCTATATACTAAAGGCGCGCATGAAAAACCAGATATTCACATGAAACTCATGTTCAAATATAGAGAAGTGCCACATTGGTGGTATCTCAGTATTTTTGCAATT ATGTTCTCATTAGCGCTGACCACAGTTCTAATATACCCCATAAGCCTCCCCCTATGGGCATTCTTCCTCGCAATAGCAATATCGACAATCTTTGCGATACCAATTGGCATAATTCAAGCCGTCACAAACACACAAATTGGGCTAAATGTCTTGACCGAGTTTGTCTTTGGCTATATACAACCAGGAAAGCCCATGGCGTTAATGAT TTTCAAGAACTTTGGCTATGTGACCATGTCGCAAGCGCTAGACTTTGTGGCGGACTTGAAGTTTGGGCATTATATGAAATTGCCACCACGAGTCACATTCGTCTGCCAGCTTTCAGCAACGCTCGTGTCCTGCCTAGTTCAAGTTCTAGTGCTGAACATGACGATTCATAATGTTGATGGAATATGTGACCCCCAGCAGCCGTCACATTTCACTTGCCCTGGTGGAAGAGTCTTCTTCTCAT CGTCTGTCTTATGGGGCCTCATCGGGCCGGCCCGCTTGTTTTCACTAGGTCAAATCTACTCGGGATTGCTCCTGTTTTTCGTCTTGG GGTCTATCCCACCAGCAACACCGTTGAACTATCTCTCA TGGGGTATTGTGGGATTCGTCTTCCAATATCTAATCAAAACATATCACTTTCGCTGGTGGAGTCGACTGAACTATCTGACGTCTTCTGGTCTCGACCTGGGGCTGGCTATGTCGACGACTGTTATATTTGCTCTCAGCTTGGCTGGTGTCCATGCGCCACAATGGTGGGGAAATACTGTATCGCAAACCACGATGGATGCTAGACACACAGCTGTACAAGTCGTGTTGCCTCTGGGAGAGCGATTTGGTCCGGACAAATGGTAA
- a CDS encoding ABC transporter domain-containing protein has protein sequence MQCPVGSDDNFGPRVNVACRPFDFTLLFEDAFFIALPAAVMMLILPLQFRKLWRMPIVAASYRLAAYKSAALVILIIVHLVALALRVQSSVLHTRMAIATEVLSVSSNVGALALSFLVDQRSVKPSDVLVLYYSASTILDYLIQQAIWTVLLILTASVATIECFGKTKYLRPAVKNGLTSEQMTSFWSRSFFVWLLPVFQKGYSNLFLVDDLPDIDKDMKESATWAELEAAWRRTQRGRIGFRLVRATFRANSWSFLSAIVPRLILSAFTFCQPFLIQAAVSHLSGTANEDDHERFGQALVGAFALVYLGIAISRAVYWRQTYRMLAKVRAGLTAKIYRQTVSLQSRDVEDSAALTLMGTDVERIVESLRFFHETWAAIPEVAIGVWLLTRQVLYASIAPIVICMICINLTSVSLAGTSLVAKHFGPAQKRWVDCVEKRIGATSSMLSNIKSAKMLGLMNHWSQAIQKLRAIEIDVSGKFRILRVWAIIIGNVPGSLAPFVTLAIYALIALASGDQSLLVTQAFTSLALINLVTEPLLMFCQALPSLTQALSCFSRIENTLEEDTSAMPLRFHAEHSNSPHLVTFQSANISWLPKNHQGKVVLHNLNFSISTGFTAIVGPVGSGKTSLLASIIGETTVVSGEMQSRITSRVAFCSQRPWLTNDTIKNNVIGELDFDQTWFSYVIQCCALREDLENLPGGIMTAVGENGSSLSGGQRQRVALARAVYSRLPTVILDDFISGLDPKAVKTIQTSLFHPNGHFRKAGISVILAANGSSLLPYMDDVVLLEEGSISDTGSYEHIKARKPDMFRWNEHTTDPNDDRTKEESSASHEAEPQGSNSTTSQQQGQIGGSDRAGFSRQKGSWSVYSYYGKKAGKLSLFLWAISTLIGAISNSYSTLWVDRWTSASAEQGNQQLGLYLGIYFLLVALAIIGVFFECWTFFLYIVRDTAIKLHTDLLHAVVSAPFYFFLESDLGSITNRFSQDMNLIDMTLPSQALQFTSGFSWCLVQFVVLCVLGKYLAAVVPVLGGVLFLVQRYYLRTSRQLRMLEIEAKTPLYSHFTDTISGIATIRAFGWQMPFIDLVAGALAVTLVAIALSLTADGLGPGALGVALVITLQFNGLLIQTIQSWTKLETSIGAVARVQQFVNEAPSDLGRLPAPSNSWPQNGRVQVQRLTAAHTPRSEDVLKDVSLDIAAGEKIAVCGSSGSGKTSLIMAMMQMMDVRSGRVVIDDTDVATLDGESLRSHLNVVPQEPLFMPGSLRFNLDPRGVASDASIEAMLRRVSVRLWDKLAMGSNGSLHEEFKSSQWSHGEQQLLCLTRALLIPSKVIIFDEAMSSVDEKTEALMQHIVEAEFKDRTVISIIHRYSHIDWFDRIAVLREGRIVECDSAHALLSKSGSAFRALYMVGGKNF, from the exons ATGCAATGCCCTGTTGGCAGCGATGACAACTTCGGCCCAAGAGTCAATGTCGCGTGCCGACCCTTCGACTTCACGCTGCTATTTGAGGATGCATTCTTCATTGCTCTGCCTGCTGCAGTCATGATGCTGATACTCCCCCTTCAGTTCCGCAAACTGTGGAGGATGCCGATTGTGGCTGCTTCGTATCGGCTTGCAGCGTATAAATCGGCCGCCTTGGTAATTCTCATCATTGTCCATCTGGTTGCTCTCGCACTGCGTGTCCAATCAAGCGTTCTACACACTCGAATGGCCATTGCTACGGAGGTGCTGTCTGTTTCGTCCAACGTCGGGGCATTGGCTCTTTCGTTTCTTGTCGATCAGCGATCTGTTAAACCGTCAGACGTATTAGTGTTGTACTACTCAGCATCCACCATTCTCG ATTATTTGATACAGCAGGCCATATGGACCGTTTTGCTTATCCTTACTGCGAGTGTTGCCACCATTGAATGCTTTGGGAAAACAAAGTACTTGCGGCCCGCAGTCAAGAATGGGCTTACATCTGAGCAAATGACCAGCTTTTGGAGCCGCAGCTTCTTTGTTTGGCTGCTTCCTGTGTTTCAAAAAGGATATAGTAATTTATTTCTTGTCGATGACTTACCTGATATTGACAAGGATATGAAGGAGTCGGCAACCTGGGCCGAACTGGAGGCTGCCTGGCGTCGCACTCAGAGAGGCCGCATTGGATTCCGCCTCGTGCGAGCGACTTTTAGAGCGAATAGTTGGTCATTTCTTTCTGCGATTGTACCACGGTTGATACTGTCCGCTTTCACATTTTGCCAGCCTTTTCTTATTCAAGCCGCAGTATCTCATTTGAGCGGTACAGCAAACGAGGATGACCATGAGCGATTCGGGCAGGCCTTAGTGGGAGCATTCGCATTGGTTTACTTGGGCATTGCG ATTTCAAGGGCAGTATACTGGCGTCAAACCTATCGTATGCTCGCCAAGGTACGAGCCGGTCTGACAGCAAAGATATACCGCCAAACAGTGTCACTTCAATCTCGAGATGTGGAAGATTCAGCCGCACTTACCTTAATGGGCACTGATGTAGAGAGAATTGTGGAGTCACTGAGATTCTTTCACGAAACGTGGGCAGCAATTCCGGAGGTCGCCATCGGTGTCTGGCTTCTTACCCGCCAGGTTCTCTACGCCTCAATCGCACCAATTGTGATTTGTATGA TATGTATTAACCTCACGTCAGTAAGCCTAGCTGGAACGTCGCTCGTTGCCAAGCACTTTGGACCAGCCCAGAAACGCTGGGTGGACTGCGTTGAGAAGAGGATAGGCGCAACGTCCAGCATGCTGAGCAATATAAAATCAGCCAAAATGCTTGGCCTCATGAATCACTGGAGCCAAGCAATTCAGAAGTTGCGAGCCATCGAAATTGACGTGTCAGGAAAGTTTCGGATACTGCGTGTCTGGGCCATCATTATCG GAAATGTTCCTGGATCGCTGGCACCTTTCGTTACACTAGCCATCTATGCTCTTATTGCCCTTGCCAGCGGCGATCAATCGCTTCTAGTCACTCAGGCCTTCACGTCCCTTGCCCTCATTAACCTAGTGACAGAGCCGCTGCTCATGTTCTGCCAGGCCTTGCCATCGCTCACACAGGCCTTATCTTGCTTCTCACGCATTGAAAA CACTCTGGAGGAAGATACGTCTGCTATGCCCTTACGTTTTCATGCTGAACATTCTAACTCTCCACACCTGGTCACATTCCAATCTGCAAACATCTCTTGGCTCCCAAAGAATCATCAAGGAAAAGTAGTTCTACACAACCTCAATTTCAGTATTTCTACTGGCTTCACAGCCATTGTTGGGCCTGTAGGATCAGGGAAAACTTCACTTCTAGCCAGCATCATTGGAGAAACGACGGTAGTCTCTGGAGAAATGCAGTCTCGTATCACCTCCCGGGTGGCATTTTGCTCTCAAAGGCCGTGGTTGACAAATGATACCATCAAGAACAATGTCATTGGAGAGCTAGATTTCGATCAAACGTGGTTCAGCTATGTCATTCAATGTTGCGCGCTTCGTGAAGACCTAGAAAACTTACCTGGCGGTATCATGACCGCTGTAGGCGAGAATGGCTCGTCGCTCAGCGGAGGTCAACGTCAGCGAGTG GCGCTCGCTCGGGCCGTTTATTCAAGACTACCGACTGTCATCTTGGATGATTTCATTAGTGGCTTAGACCCAAAAGCAGTCAAGACGATACAAACCAGCCTTTTCCACCCAAATGGGCACTTTCGCAAAGCAGGTATCTCAGTGATTCTCGCTGCCAATGGTT CGAGTTTACTTCCTTATATGGACGACGTagttcttcttgaagaaggatCCATCTCGGATACTGGATCTTACGAACATATCAAGGCACGAAAACCTGATATGTTCAGATGGAACGAACATACAACCGATCCCAATGATGATCGGACGAAAGAAGAGAGTTCAGCTAGTCATGAAGCGGAACCACAGGGCTCCAACTCTACGACATCACAGCAACAGGGCCAGATCGGTGGCTCTGATAGAGCTGGATTCAGCAGACAAaaagggagctggagcgtTTACTCGTACTACGGCAAAAAAGCAGGCAAgctctctttgtttttatGGGCAATCTCTACTCTTATTGgcgccatctccaactcttATTCCA CATTGTGGGTAGACCGATGGACTTCAGCGAGTGCAGAACAAGGCAACCAACAGCTCGGGCTATACCTCGGGATCTACTTCTTATTGGTGGCTCTTGCTATAATAGGAGTCTTCTTTGAATGCTG GACCTTTTTCCTTTACATAGTCAGGGACACTGCGATCAAGCTTCACACAGATCTGCTGCACGCAGTTGTCAG TGCGCCATTTTACTTCTTCCTCGAGTCAGACCTTGGGTCCATAACGAATAG ATTTAGCCAAGATATGAACCTCATCGATATGACCTTGCCGTCCCAAGCTCTGCAATTCACTTCCG GATTTTCTTGGTGTTTGGTTCAGTTCGTTGTCTTATGCGTTTTGGGGAAATACCTTGCAGCTGTGGTTCCCGTCCTTGGTGGAGTTCTGTTTCTCGTTCAGCGTTACTACTTGCGAACGTCCAGACAGCTTCGAATGTTGGAAATAGAGGCGAAAACTCCGCTGTATTCTCATTTCACAGACACCATCAGCGGCATTGCAACTATCCGGGCGTTTGGTTGGCAGATGCCCTTCA TAGATCTTGTGGCAGGGGCTTTAGCGGTCACCCTTGTCGCGATTGCACTGTCTCTGACCGCCGACGGTCTCGGACCCGGTGCTCTGGGAGTTGCATTAGTCATAACACTTCAATTCAATGGCCTGCTAATCCAAACAATCCAGTCTTGGACAAAGCTAGAGACTTCCATTGGAGCGGTGGCAAGAGTGCAGCAGTTTGTGAACGAAGCTCCATCGGACCTGGGTAGGTTGCCAGCGCCTTCGAATTCGTGGCCTCAAAACGGCAGGGTGCAAGTACAGCGCCTCACGGCGGCACACAC ACCAAGATCCGAAGACGTACTGAAAGATGTCAGCCTCGATATTGCTGCCGGCGAAAAAATAGCAGTGTGTGGGTCATCTGGCAGCGGGAAGACTTCATTGATtatggccatgatgcagaTGATGGATGTTCGGAGCGGACGGGTGGTGATAGATGATACCGATGTGGCAACATTGGACGGGGAGAGCCTGCGCAGTCATCTCAACGTGGTGCCTCAAGAACCACTCTTTATGCCAGGAAGCCTCAGATTCAACTTGGATCCCAGGGGCGTAGCCTCCGACGCATCAATTGAGGCGATGCTGCGACGCGTTAGCGTTAGACTCTGGGACAAGCTTGCGATGGGCTCAAATGGAAGCCTTCATGAAGAATTCAAGTCATCCCAATGGTCTCATGGAGAGCAACAGCTATTATGTCTGACGAGGGCCTTGCTAATCCCCAGCAAGGTCATCATCTTTGACGAGGCAATGAGCAG cgttgatgagaagacAGAAGCACTCATGCAGCACATTGTTGAGGCTGAGTTTAAGGATAGAACAGTAATATCCATCATTCACCGATATTCGCACATTGATTGGTTTGACCGTATTGCGGTTTTGCGAGAGGGAAGAATAGTAGAATGTGACAGTGCACATGCGTTACTGAGCAAATCTGGGTCGGCCTTCAGAGCCCTTTATATGGTTGGCGgtaaaaacttttaa
- a CDS encoding dienelactone hydrolase family domain-containing protein: MASNPPGRCCNVGSRHEGEPTGQLINIEANIQAYLATPAEVKSHKEVAVLYLPDVIGIWQNSKLIADSFAANGYACLLLDTFDGDAVPLDKAHSGTFDFPSWFQKGSDGQHPHVPATVDPIVLAGIKALKEMGFKKLGAVGYCFGAKYVIRNLKEGAIDCGYIAHPSSVEEDELAAISGPLSIAAAEIDPVFPMEKRHKSEEILIKTKQPYQINLFSSVTHGFAVRCDLSVQTQRFAKEQAFLQAVSWFDEYLKI; encoded by the exons ATGGCGTCAAACCCTCCAGGTCGTTGCTGTAACGTTGGCTCTCGCCATGA AGGTGAACCAACTGGTCAATTGATAAACATCGAAGCAAATATTCAAGCATATCTAGCAACCCCGGCTGAGGTAAAATCCCACAAGGAGGTGGCTGTGTTATATTTGCCTGATGTCATTGGGATCTGGCAGAACAGCAAGCTTATCGCGGATTCCTTTGCTGCGAATGGATATGCTTGTCTGCTCCTGGACACATTCGACGGCGATGCAGTGCCATTGGACAAAGCTCATTCCGGAACTTTCGACTTCCCTAGTTGGTTTCAGAAAGGATCTGATGGTCAACATCCTCACGTCCCTGCAACAGTGGATCCCATAGTTCTAGCCGGCATCAAAGCTCTGAAAGAAATGGGGTTCAAGAAACTTGGCGCTGTCGGCTACTGTTTTGGTGCTAAG TACGTCATTCGCAATCTGAAGGAAGGTGCAATTGACTGTGGTTACATCGCTCATCCATCCTCTGTagaggaggatgagcttGCTGCTATCTCCGGACCGCTTTCTATTGCAGCTGCGGAGATCGACCCTGTCTTTCCTATGGAAAAACGTCATAAGTCGGAGGAGATCTTGATCAAGACAAAGCAGCCTTATCAGATCAACTTGTTTTCCAGCGTTACGCACGGTTTTGCTGTTCGATGCGACCTGAGCGTCCAGACCCAGCGATTCGCCAAAGAGCAGGCTTTTTTGCAAGCTGTATCTTGGTTTGACGAGTACCTGAAAATTTGA